The sequence below is a genomic window from Schistocerca nitens isolate TAMUIC-IGC-003100 chromosome 4, iqSchNite1.1, whole genome shotgun sequence.
TGGGGCGAGTACAGAGGGGGGGGCgagtgacagagagaggggggggggggcgggagagagagGTGGGATTGAGGGGGAGAAAATAAGAGTATATGTGTGAAGCCCATTTGGAATGTATCATGGACATCACTCCTCTCAGATGATAAATTCAAATATAGCACATGTTAAAATAAAGTGAAACAGTGTTCATAATCTGAGAGGTAATACTTTTGTTTAATCATACATTGCAGTTCACTCAGGGACTACAAAAAATGAAGCACAGTGTTCTTTTGAAACAAATATCACCACGTATGACAGTGTAAAACAAGAAAATGTAAGTACAAACAATCTCTGAGGGAATGGCTCAGTCATCATCTGCTTCAAGGTTTATGTGATTTCCAAATTTAGCATAAAGGTAAGTTTTCAGTTCACTCATTTGGTTTTTTATATTACTGCATTTATCCTCCAAATCCTTTGTTTCTGATAATATCTTGTTTTTGGCTTCCTCCAACATTTTCTGGAAatcattgtaatataaataaattcaaataataataattcaaaaagtataaaatatagCTTATATTATTCAAAGTACCTCTGTTTGTTCAATATCTTGATTGATGAAAACTTCACCCATAAAATATGGAACAAATTCGGTTGGGTCCATTAGCGTCAATTCATCACACGCCTCCTCCAAATTCTTCAGCTGGTTCTGTAAGAAAAATGTAAATTCGCATCCTATTAACTTGACAGTACACAGAAATTTAATGaacaaatgaaacttcacagaATGTTACAGAAAAATATCTTTACCAAAAAATTTCCAAtttacagcaatattccagaatgagattttcattctgcagcggagtgtgcactgatatgatactttctgccagattaaaactgtgtgccagaccgagacttgtactcgggacctttgcctttcacaggcaaatgcTCTAACATTTTACAGCAGTATTGTTTATGTTTGCATTACTCTGTAATCTCTAAATCATCTAGATGGAGAACTAACTCCGCTGAatgactccaaatgtccatttctacacacacacacacacacacacacacacacacacacacacacacacacacacacacacacacacactctacaaaTTTTACAATATCCTTGTGGTTTCATTCCAGCAAATGGTAACCGAAAATAGTGATTAACTTATTAATATTACATTGTTGAAGTATTTTTACTATGTATATCCTGCAGGAAACTGAATCAGTCGCAACACAATACCTAACACCCATCAGCTGTTACACTGAAAGCATCTCTGTTGTTAAAACACATAAATTTAGTGCCGAAAAGTCCACCCTACCTCCTGAAAACTTAATATTTCTTGTATTGTTGCTAGTTATACATTGTCACATTTGTAATATGTGTGTGTGGTACAATGAGTGATAACATGCCGGAACTGGTACACAACGTATCACTTCAAACACAAAATATCTAAAAACGT
It includes:
- the LOC126252717 gene encoding probable prefoldin subunit 4; protein product: MASSNSATFQPDSDVHISYDDQQKINEFARHNARLEDYKDELKSKQNQLKNLEEACDELTLMDPTEFVPYFMGEVFINQDIEQTEKMLEEAKNKILSETKDLEDKCSNIKNQMSELKTYLYAKFGNHINLEADDD